The following proteins come from a genomic window of Palaemon carinicauda isolate YSFRI2023 chromosome 12, ASM3689809v2, whole genome shotgun sequence:
- the LOC137650998 gene encoding tigger transposable element-derived protein 1-like, with protein MVNVARAYNLNRSTVGTIYKQKDRIMEHVKGAVPMQSTIISKRRGKIIEEMEKLLTIWLEDQQQRRIHLSLMLIQEKAKSIFADVKAKAGESAAEEMFSASHGWFFRFKKRANLHHVSVSGEAASADKEAAERFPRVLKEIIEEGGYSAKQVFNVHETGLFWKKMPEKTYISREEKTMPGFKAAKDRLTLMLGANAEGSYKLKPLLVYRAANPRALKNVTKSSLPVIWMSNMKAWVTLAIFEDWFFHHFIPEVKLYCRENGIPFKILLVLDNAPGHPPHLDDFHPDVKVVYLLPNTTSLLQPMDQGVIANFKKYYTRRTYRMALKAVDSDPKMTLRSYWKSYNIFNCIKNIDASWREVTEVNLNTVWRPLCPQFVNDFRGFDQESINKEILSTLVGLSDKLELDLQEEDFEELLESHGEEMSNQDLMGLEAQQRVEEEEEEETPVPMKKFETKLLAEGFSLIDKAIALFEQQDPNIERCTKVANQLNDAIQCYRIIYDEKKKKTVQSSLDRFFRPVSSKSSKEDTHQPSSSSPRPSTSSYIEVTEEEMYSMLKEMMEEEEAAEEDFIS; from the exons ATGGTGAACGTTGCGCGGGCATACAACTTGAATCGTTCGACCGTCGGTACCATTTATAAACAGAAAGATCGTATAATGGAACATGTGAAAGGTGCAGTGCCGATGCAATCGACGATCATTAGTAAAAGAAGAGGGaaaatcatagaagagatggagaaACTTCTTACCATTTGGCTCGAGGATCAGCAGCAGCGGCGTATTCATCTGAGCCTTATGCTCATTCAGGAGAAGGCCAAATCTATCTTTGCGGATGTCAAGGCTAAGGCTGGGGAAAGCGCTGCCGAAGAAATGTTTTCTGCCAGCCACGGGTGGTTTTTCCGTTTCAAGAAGAGGGCTAATCTCCACCATGTGTCCGTGTCCGGAGAGGCAGCATCTGCGGACAAAGAGGCTGCCGAGCGATTCCCCCGAGTGTTGAAGGAGATCATTGAGGAGGGTGGCTATTCGGCTAAGCAGGTCTTCAATGTCCACGAAACGggtcttttttggaagaaaatgccagagaAGACCTACATTAGCCGTGAGGAGAAGACGATGCCCGGATTTAAAGCGGCTAAAGACCGCCTAACCTTAATGCTTGGGGCGAATGCTGAAGGGAGCTACAAGCTGAAGCCGCTGCTAGTTTACCGGGCAGCTAACCCTCGAGCCCTGAAGAACGTGACAAAAAGCTCTCTCCCCGTTATATGGATGTCAAAcatgaaggcatgggtgacactcgcTATATTTGAGGACTGGTTCTTCCACCATTTTATCCCAGAAGTGAAGTTGTATTGCCGGGAAAATGGAATTCCATTCAAgatcctgctggtgctggacaatgcccctggccaCCCCCCGCACTTGGATGATTTTCATCCTGATGTCAAAGTTGTGTACCTGCTgccaaatacaacttcacttctgCAGCCGATGGACCAGGGCGTTATCGCCAATTTCAAGAAATATTACACCCGACGGACGTACAGGATGGCCTTGAAAGCAGTGGATTCTGACCCCAAGATGACCTTACGGAGCTACTGGAAGTCGTATAACATCTTTAACTGCATAAAAAACATTGATGCATCATGGCGTGAGGTTACCGAGGTCAACCTCAACACCGTGTGGAGGCCTCTATGCCCTCAGTTCGTCAACGACTTCCGTGGCTTTGATCAGGAGAGCATCAATAAAGAAATTCTCAGCACTCTTGTTGGCCTAAGTGATAAACTCGAGCTTGACCTGCAGGAGGAGGACTTCGAGGAATTGCTTGAGTCCCATGGGGAGGAAATGAGTAACCAAGACCTCATGGGGTTGGAGGCTCAGCAACgtgtcgaggaggaggaggaggaagaaacgcCTGTCCCCATGAAGAAATTCGAGACGAAACTCTTGGCCGAGGGGTTTTCGCTCATAGATAAAGCCATCGCACTCTTCGAGCAGCAAGACCCAAATATTGAACGTTGCACAAAGGTTGCAAATCAATTGAATGATGCCATACAGTGCTACCGCatcatttatgatgaaaaaaagaagaaaactgtgCAGTCGTCGTTAGATCGTTTCTTTCGGCCAGTTTCTAGTAAATCCTCCAAGGAAGATACTCATCAACCCTCATCTTCTTCTCCTCGACCCTCAACTTCTTCCTACATTGAAGTTACGGAGGAGGAA ATGTACTCGATGCTTAAGGAgatgatggaggaggaagaggcggcagaggaggattttatatcatga